A section of the Euwallacea fornicatus isolate EFF26 chromosome 12, ASM4011564v1, whole genome shotgun sequence genome encodes:
- the LOC136342682 gene encoding small G protein signaling modulator 2-like isoform X1 codes for MISVFSLGGFSISMSADEKDYKGKLIAVVKKEVKQVMEESVTRKFVHEESGSVTSLCGAVENCLSQGLRRRALGLFKTSSTTALLHKVAKHCPEADRISKKVQELENVDSNKRSSSSSDSVTKPTLKKNLSFPTTPLPRYLWIRLALFDKQLAKIIDYLVSNATKYYDKEALVADPDYGSILSSLLVGPCALDYSRTKSVEHFWTDPPADELVKMHRISSSHSTPPSVRRPILNFGRSLNTSSDDPLLSRNNSQHLAKDYVESLHQNSRAALLFGKNNVLVMPLKDEVTEPMPGYLSLHQTPCGLTIKWTPNQLMNGFTDDSQDKSVFWDYALQVQLDEIVYVHCHQDSEAGGTIILVGQDGVQRPPINFPKGGHMLAFLSCLETGLLPRGRLDPPLWSQRSGANSTTKRRRPLPALSETEETTKDYVFRIIDNSDHKDLLKRKDLMDTKASLPSKVRMQHCSTSTSSESSTKSFSLVSDQQSVPDSPPSVYIQAVCDSMKKQIISRAFYGWLAYCRHLSTVRTHLSGLVNGKIISGDGASEGITMEKWAELCIDGVVSDFEEVYRLTYYGGVAEGLRKGIWPYLLGHYKFGSTAEQRKELDEETKQAYENIMSEWLAVEAIVRQRDKEDQAHAIAKLSSESVSGDQVPNEIKRELSNEVFEDGITDDEDSSSTEDRIEEASCRKTRRNTIRYESDEEVAQEGRISDNEGCTHDASVKVQCSDEDALCNSSKQSLDEGEMPSNCCDNNNQICETSNPTEDLDFVHNVIVTNASVDITAVDTESPVRHPMDAVIEETHSSLDTCIETHGLASPGRSACVSPASSNGGIYSQELLKTFGLNLHRIEKDVQRCDRNYWYFANENLDKLRNVMCTYVWEHLDIGYMQGMCDLVAPLLVTFDDESLTYACFCHLMERMIENFPNGNAMDCHFANMRSLIQILDAEMYEQMHAHGDYTHFYFCYRWFLLDFKRELVYPDVFATWEVIWAAQHVSSSQFVLFLALALLETYRDIILSNGMDFTDIIKFFNGELMHLLERVQQGFTRVCNRNGREARCGRPAEASQGAGSAASAPDRE; via the exons TCCGTGACCTCTCTTTGTGGAGCGGTAGAAAACTGCTTGTCTCAAG GTCTGAGACGGCGCGCACTAGGTCTTTTCAAGACCTCCTCCACGACAGCTCTCCTGCACAAAGTAGCTAAGCACTGTCCAGAGGCCGACAGGATTTCCAAGAAGGTACAAGAACTGGAGAATGTAGACTCGAACAAACGCTCCAGTAGCAGTAGCGATAGTGTCACCAAGCCCACGTTGAAGAAGAACTTGTCATTTCCTACCACACCTTTGCCAAGATATTTATGGATAAG ATTAGCACTGTTTGATAAGCAGCTAGCGAAAATCATAGATTATCTGGTAAGCAACGCTACGAAGTACTACGACAAGGAAGCACTGGTCGCTGATCCGGATTACGGTTCCATCCTCAGCTCCTTGCTAGTCGGACCTTGCGCTTTGGACTATTCTAGGACCAAAAGTGTGGAGCACTTTTGGACTGATCCTCCGGCAGATGAACTG GTCAAGATGCACAGAATATCCAGCAGTCACTCGACCCCACCTTCGGTCCGTAGACCCATCCTGAACTTCGGCAGGTCCTTAAATACCTCATCCGACGACCCCTTGCTATCCAGAAACAACTCTCAACACCTGGCTAAAGATTACGTGGAAAGTTTGCATCAAAACTCCAGAGCGGCCTTACTTTTCGGGAAAAACAACGTGCTGGTCATGCCCTTGAAGGACGAGGTGACGGAGCCGATGCCAGG ATATTTGAGCTTACATCAAACACCCTGCGGACTGACCATCAAGTGGACCCCTAATCAGCTGATGAATGGGTTTACGGACGATTCGCAGGACAAAAGCGTCTTCTGGGATTATGCCTTACAAGtgcagctggacgagattgtATACGTCCATTGCCATCAGGACAGCGAGGCTGGAGGAACTATCATTCTGGTTGGTCAGGATGGAGTCCAACGGCCTCCCATTAATTTCCCAAAGG GAGGTCACATGCTAGCCTTCCTCAGCTGCCTGGAAACCGGACTGCTCCCCAGAGGCCGCCTGGATCCGCCGTTATGGTCGCAGAGATCCGGGGCCAATTCCACGACCAAACGAAGGAGGCCCTTGCCTGCCCTGTCTGAAACTGAGGAGACCACCAAGGACTACGTCTTCAGAATAATCGATAATAGCGACCACAAAGACCTTT TAAAGCGAAAGGACTTGATGGACACCAAGGCGTCCCTGCCTTCGAAAGTGAGGATGCAGCATTGCAGCACCAGCACCAGCTCGGAGAGCTCTACGAAGAGCTTTAGTTTAG TTTCAGACCAGCAGAGTGTCCCAGACAGTCCTCCCAGCGTGTACATTCAAGCGGTATGCGATTCCATGAAGAAGCAAATCATTTCCCGAGCGTTCTACGGATGGCTCGCGTATTGCCGTCATCTCTCCACAGTCCGCACTCACCTCAGTGGGTtggttaatggaaaaatcatCAGTGGGGATGGGGCTTCTGAGG GCATCACCATGGAGAAATGGGCGGAACTATGCATAGACGGGGTGGTGTCCGACTTCGAAGAAGTCTATAGATTGACCTACTATGGGGGAGTAGCTGAAGGCCTGCGAAAGGGCATTTGGCCCTACTTGCTGGGCCATTACAAGTTCGGCAGCACGGCGGAGCAGCGGAAAGAGCTAGATGAAGAAACGAAGCAAGC TTATGAAAATATCATGTCAGAGTGGCTGGCGGTGGAAGCGATCGTTCGCCAGAGGGATAAAGAAGATCAAGCGCACGCCATAGCTAAGCTGAGCAGTGAGAGCGTTTCCGGGGATCAAGTGCCTAATGAGATAAAACGGGAGCTAAGCAATGAGGTGTTCGAGGATGGAATAACGGATGATGAAGATTCCTCCTCTACGGAAGATAGAATAGAAGAAGCGAGCTGCAGGAAAACGAGGCGAAATACCATTAGGTACGAGAGTGATGAGGAGGTAGCCCAGGAGGGGCGTATCAGTGACAACGAGGGTTGCACGCACGATGCATCTGTTAAAGTACAATGTAGTGATGAAGATGCCTTATGTAACAGTAGCAAGCAGAGCTTAGATGAAGGGGAAATGCCCTCAAACTGTtgtgataataataatcaaatttgCG AAACTTCGAATCCAACAGAAGACCTAGACTTCGTTCATAATGTCATAGTAACGAATGCCTCAGTGGACATCACCGCAGTGGACACAGAAAGTCCGGTGAGACATCCGATGGACGCGGTTATCGAAGAGACCCACTCTTCGTTGGACACCTGCATCGAAACCCATGGATTGGCCAGCCCTGGGAGGTCGGCCTGTGTGTCTCCCGCCAGTTCAAACGGGGGAATTTATAGC CAAGAATTGCTCAAGACCTTCGGTCTCAATCTCCATAGAATCGAGAAGGACGTTCAAAGGTGCGATAGGAATTACTGGTACTTCGCCAACGAAAATCTGGATAAATTAAGGAATGTCATGTGCAC TTACGTCTGGGAACACCTGGACATCGGCTACATGCAAGGCATGTGCGACTTGGTGGCCCCCCTGCTGGTCACCTTCGACGACGAATCGCTCACCTACGCCTGCTTCTGTCACCTGATGGAGCGCATGATTGAAAACTTTCCCAATGGAAACGCCATGGACTGTCACTTCGCCAACATGCGCAGTCTGATCCAGATCCTGGACGCGGAAATGTACGAGCAGATGCACGCCCATGGCGATTACACCCACTTCTACTTCTGCTACCGGTGGTTTCTCCTCGACTTCAAGCGGGAGCTG GTGTATCCAGACGTTTTTGCCACTTGGGAAGTGATCTGGGCCGCTCAGCACGTATCCTCGAGCCAGTTCGTCCTTTTCCTGGCCCTGGCCCTCCTGGAGACCTACAGAGACATCATCTTATCCAACGGCATGGACTTCACTGATATCAtcaagttcttcaacggtgagtTAATGCATTTGCTCGAAAGAGTTCAGCAGGGATTTACTCGTGTCTGCAATAGAAATGGCCGAGAGGCACGATGTGGCCGCCCTGCTGAAGCTAGCCAGGGAGCTGGTTCTGCAGCTTCAGCTCCTGATAGAGAATAA